Part of the Vitis vinifera cultivar Pinot Noir 40024 chromosome 13, ASM3070453v1 genome is shown below.
TGCTCTTGAAGAATTCTAGAGACTCCGTCATGGTACGTTCAGCTGTGGAGAGGTCCACTATCAAGCTGCTGACATTGAGGGTAGGCTTAAATTGTGCAAGTAAATCTGCCTGCAGGAGGAGGTTAAAAGAGGGTGCATAAATGATTCATGACCTTGTAActttttaagtatatttgaagaaatgggcttgatttaaaatcaattgagCATGTAAGGGTTGTTTGAAGTAAGGTTTTCAGAACAAAATTAGAATTTGCAGAGCTGTTTTAATGTTGAAGAGATCAAGATTCTAAGCAGAAAAATTTATGGAAACATAATCAGAAAGACCAAAAAAATCATAACTATTAAGAACAATAACCTCCCCGTTGTACTAAAATAGTGAGATCAGCACTGCCATCACATCCTTGATTTGGGACCCCAAAGGAGGCTGTTCACTAATAATGCACATGGGTTTTGTAGCTACTTTAGATGCAATGGTCTGAAACAATCGTACAGACCTCTTCCCTTTTATGTACATAAGATTTGTGGGTGCCATTGATACGAGTGAGAGAGAGATATGgagagatagatagatagatagatagatagatagatagagagagagagacctcTTCCCTTGTATGCACATGAGACATGTGGGTTCCATTGATCAGTTTTGCATCTTTATCATAAGCATTGGCCAGCAAGGATACAAGCCTTCTCAAAAGATTTCTCCGAAAGAGAAATATAACTGACACCCCCTTTTGGTTAAAATAATTGGCTATTTGCCTGTGATAAACCATAACAGCCTGCAAAGAATGGCAAGTAATAGAACTTGTTAAAGGACAATATAATATGAACTTATccaaaaactgaaaataaatgAACTAATTACATTCATTCCCCAATCAAGCTACAATATTGTAAACATGTTTACAATATTGATGAATGACGATGTGGAAGAAAATTACAGTGAACAGGGCAATGAGATCACTAAATATCACACATTGGGCTTTAGATAAGAATTAAGGAGTAACTTAAAACAGAGGTTGATAATAAATTCAGAAGGTAAGAAATTAGGAACAATCTGACAATACGTTACCaaaataacatgaaaatttacaaaagcacaaatacatatatacaaatatatgaaCTATGTATATGTAATACTATTTAACACTGAGTTTGATACACATGCTCCTACATTTTCATtgataattcatttaaaaaataaataaaaattcagcaTCGCCAACAGCTGTCAGAAATGATACCTTCTTTGTTGAAATCCTAAAAATAATCCCCAAGTAGAGGCTGTGAAATAGTCTACAATTTCTTGTTCTATGTTAAGCAATAAAGATTCAGATGAATGGTATGCAAAGAAAGGCTTTTATCTGCTTTTGTATGCAGATAGCACATATATGCTTAGCATAAAAAGGACAGGTTGTTTCTGATCTAGGGCCTTTCTtagtttggctttttgctgcatttatttttgttttgctcCAGTGTTCCTTGTATGCTTCCTGTCTACCAGGTTACCACACATCTTTTTGATAATTTCTAATGACTATTTACATTCGCCTACAGATAAAAATGACAATTTCTAATGATTCATTACATGCACATAGAAATGATGTCTCAAGCAGAATCTTAACATAACAACCACTATTTACTTAATATGTTTGTTATTTTGTGGGAACCACTAAATGTGAAGTAGATACAGCTTTTAAATACACACATTTTCATTATAAAGGATATGGAGATAACCAAAGACAATTGTAACAAAAATTTTATACCATATTTCACTTCCAGCTCTTAGAATTAAAAGTTAATCAATAAAGCAATTTCTGACACTCAAAATGCATTTTTGGAAGGACAGCAGATTTTAAATGTGTTGTTAGCTAATAAGGTTGTTGATTGGCAGTTGAGAAGTGGCAATCTATGTATCATCTGCAAGCTAGATACAAACACATGCacacacattaaaaaaaacctataGTTAAAATTGAAAGTCAAATTATTTACTGATAAAGTGCTGGAACGGCAATAGCTTTTCTGCATGCTGGGGAAGAAGGTATTTATTCATGATTCAGAAGTGGCATCCTAGTTATTATAGATACAGAGAAAACATATAGTCAAATTTGAAAGCCAGATCAATTACTGATACTGTGCCTGAATGGCAATATTGGTGTCGCATAGTTGGGAATAAGTCATTTCAGATACAggatgaagaaaacagaggaactTGGCTTACCATTATGGAGCACAGTTGAGGTGTTTCTGTAACACTTAGCTTTGATGGGGAGATCTCCTGGATTTTGGCATGTTTTAACAAgcatagaggaaaaaaaagggtttgTCTTTTGGCATGTTCTAACAAGAAGCatagaggaaaagaaaggaTTCATCTCTTAGAAATCTGTTTGAACAGTAATGGAAGGTCAATCAAGTAATCAGACTATGCGTCAAACTGATGACTCAAGTTCATAGCCATACTGGAGAACACTAAAATCGTAGTTTGGATATCCAAAGGATGTCATTTTATCCCTTCTTAGTTGACAAATGAGAAATCAAAGATTACCATGGTGAAAGTTATGGAAAATTGAGGAAACAGGGGACATCCATGGAAAAGAATCATCGTTATTCTATGCAAGCATGGATGGCAGAAGAAGACAGAGAGGCAGACGTTAGAACCTAGAACAAAAGTGGACCTGGAAGTAGCTTGTTTTAGAAATGCAATTTCAGCGGATGGGCAAATGATAACCACAACTGTGCCAAgtttaaaaagaagaagaaggaagaagaaaactGGATATTACATGTTCTACCTAACTCCCCTTGCTCCAATGCAGGGAGTGATCTTTGTTGAATCCCTAGAATATGCCACGTTTCTAAGCAAGATGGGAGAAGTGGGGCTGCACAATGGCAATAGGGCATGCCAGGTTGGTGGCCACCATGGTCAAATGAAGcccctcttttttctttcctacatGATCAGCTAGAGTTTCAAGGGTTGCCCTTCCATCTATGGTCCAAAAAAGGATTGTCAAAGCAGGGCTACTTTGCGAAAAATCCTAGATATTTGACTTTTGCATTATAAATTTCCCTGACCCCTATGGGATGGTATCTTTCTTTACTGTTTCCCTTCTCTTCTGGAAAAGATTCCATTCTGTACAAAGATCTGTGCTCTCAAAATTCAGAAGAAAACTAACTGGGTGCATCCCTTTCTGTTTATGTCCTAAAAAAGCCCTACATCCCTGCTCAACAGACACACAAGCACTTGGGAGCTTTGGTATATGATCTAATTTGAACAAAGGAGGGTCAACAAGTTCATTCAGAAAGTACTTAAATGGAAAGCCTCATATTTGGCCCATAAGGAAACAGACAAGAAGGGAACAATAGCCTTTCTCACATTTATCACAGGGAAGCAAGTAAGATGACAAGTAATCAGAGAATCATCAAACCTGGTTTAGCATCCACTTGAACCCAACTGCAGCAACACAATCATTTTTTGCAGCACTACTGATCCACTCTAGGTTATAGATAGTATCTAAAGTTCTTTGAATTGTTTCCATACTTTGTCTTCTTTGCTTCAAGGAAAAAACCTCCCCATTTGAACTAATATTGGGATGACTGTTTAATAACGTTTCAAACCACCCACTTCCTGATCTCTGCATGGACAAAATAACAAAGAACCGGACTGGGGTACATTTGCATTCCTCCCTGATAAAGTGAATTTTGTGGGTTAGGCATAATAATTGAATATGGAAGTGACAAGGTATATAGGGATGAAAATTGACCTGCTATAAGTCTTGGGCTGAGGAAAATGTACATAGACTAGTTCTTCTGGTGGAATGCCATTGATAGAACAAGTTCTCTCAACCCTCGTGAAGGAAATTTTTGTCGGTTTTGATGGCACAGTTACCCGTGTGAGGGATACACCACAGATATATACCCCAAATGCcatgattaaaaacaaaagaaccaGCCAAAACACATATGGTGATTTCTTTGATGCCCTGGATGAAAATACAATCTGCAAAAAGGATCAACTAGACAACTACAGTAAGTAAATCCTATATGTTGAGAAAACAATTAGAATGTTATTAGGTTGCCTTTTCTGATAATAATCCAAACTTTAATGAGAGAaagcccaaaaaaataaaataaaaattataaggaAGAGGGATCATTTGAAAAAGATGAATAATCAGGCTAGCAGCCATACCTCCTTGTCCATTATTATGTTCCTCATGCAAACAAAGATGGTGACAAGGCATCATTTCATTGAACTAGCTGTGTTGTCTTAACCAGAACACTCACTTTGATCCTCCTCAGAAATATCATCAGTAATACCTGCAAAATGCATTGTGAACTATCATTCTTTCTTTACAATTTATCAATGCTTGAACCCTTCCACAAGCTATGATAAAATGGATTGTGATAGAAACCGaacaaaaatgaagaaagaaaccATGACAAATGGAACACCTCATTACCACTATTTCTTTATGGGTAAATAGCAATATATTAAAACAAGGTACTCCAGAAAAGTGTCCCAAAGcacacaggaagtatacaaagaaTGCTTAAGAGCAACTCAAAAAAGAGTAGGGGACCAACAAAAACAACATCCCCTTAAACAGAGCCCAACCAAATGGAACAACTCATTACCACTCCAACTTGGATGTAACAAGTGATGAAATATATTGATAATCAAGGGAAAAAGGTATTGGAATTAAGACTAGAGTTAGTGAAATTCAGTGCCTCCAGAAATCCACCCCACCTCCTTGGTTCCATTCGTATTGGATTAGCATTTTTCCTCACTGGTGTTAGGTTTAGgttcagtttcattttttcAACCTTATTGGGATCAGATCTGATTCCATTCAAAAGCGTTATAGCTAGAATCTAACACTTAATTTTTGTAGGCATAGTCTTGGGATGTGTCTTACTCAGAATCCTACTTAAAGGTAGAATACCATACCAACAAGTGTCAATTCAATGCATGAATGATAACATGCTTCATATTGAGTTCAGAGCCCAACCTAATTTGACTGATGCTCTCTGATAAATATAAATCTTTCCAAGAGGTGCTGTTATTACCAAACTTGATATTGCAACTTAGTAAACTAGTAAGAAGcaagcaaagaaaataaaattgctcAGGGTTAACCACCTTTAAACAATCCTAGACCAATCCAAAAAGCTATGAGGTAAGACTGTTTCAAAGCTGATCCCAAGCACTCAAAATCCCCAAATCCTCCTGTTCTTGTTCCAATGCACTAAAACAAGCATAAAGGAGCCACCATCCAAACTTTTTAGAGTGCCTTACCCACAAAACTTCCATGGTAGTTGATCAATGACTCATTCATTGACTACCAAATCACCCAAGAAATCCCAAACCAAAACaataacaaacaaaacaaaacaaaagatgcCACAAATTGCTGACCTTCCCACAATGGATGAGACTGGTTGGCAAATTCCCCCCTGAACTTATATAGGCCAACCAACTAATCAAGGGCCCACACTGCCACAGGTCAGTCTTTAAAATTCGTCGCAAACCACTTCCCAAATAAAATGtttgaaagaaacaaaaatggaaCCTTCAAAACCTCCTTTGCAAGAAACCAACAGGACCACCCAAAGATAATGATTTACAAAAGGATTGAGAGTGTCTTAGGCAGTGTTTGTATACAAACTCTttttagtggaagtgttttttgTATAAGTGCTTTTAGGAGAATCACTTATCAAGTACTTCTCCAAAAAGCATTACTAgtgatttttttaactttttaaaaatgtcatctgaattttcttaaacacctttttttttttttcaaaaatgcttTTTATATAAGTTCCAAATGGactcctaataaaaaaaaatgctcattTACACTGCTCTGGACCACACTGCCCAAGCACCTCTGAATTGGATTGCATAAGGCACTGCTCTACCAACTATAAAAGCCAATCATGAAAAATCCTCGTAAAACAAGGATTCCAACGACCCAAGCAGCTCCCATTAACCCACACGCATATCCTTCTCCTAGGAAAAGAGCCACCCCTTCCTTAGCTTTTCAGAAGCCAAAGCTCCCTTTCCCTTCCTAGAGTATCCAACCTAACCTTCTTACTAATTTTCCCTAATACGGCCCATATCCACTAAGGATTCCTTCTCCCCAGCAAATCTCCATTCTCCACAACCATTTTCCCTATAGCATAGTTAAGTAACTAGGGTTCACTGAGTTGAGTTGAGCATTCCCATATATAACTTAACCCCCTCAGCATTATCTTTCAGAGAGAGGTATATTGGTTTGTACTCCCCACATACAAATCCCTCCCCCTTCCAAATCAACAACTAATTCTTTCTCAagagggaaaaaataaataaataacaaaggAGGAATCCTCCTTTTAGTGTAAACTTTCCCattattttctgtttggtttctaagaaaaaaaattttttaaaatgcagaaaaaatagaaaattttaaaaccaagAAAATGCAGCATCATACAGTGACAAAgctcctcaatttttttctcaacgAAAATTAACCATCAAACATTAAACACAATGACAGCCACTTTCTGGGTGATAAccaaaaaaaacgaaaaaaaaaaaaatcaaaacagtTAGAATCTAAAAGACAAATTAAAACCCAGAAACAAACACTACACTCCCATAATTATCGTgcatgaaaaaaggaaaaaaaaaaaaaacaacaaacaaacaaaggcAAAGAAAAATAGAGGGGATTTGAAGCTTACCAGACAGAGCTGAAGCTAGAAGCAGGCATTTGAGAAACCCTACTTCTCTATTCTATAGACCATTACCCAGCAGCGAACTCGGAAGGCTGTTTCCTTGCAGAAGATGAAAactagaagaaaagaaaagaacagaaaaaattgttgaatgatTTCACAGAGAAACTGAAGCTTCTATGACAGCTCAACAAGAGCGCTGGAGTCATACTAGTTTCCACTCGTCTAATTCCGGTGTTGGTGGGAATAATTGAATTCTTTTTTTCCTATACATTTtgtgattaattgattaaaacagacgaaaatatctcaaatttataaaattaatcttttacattttttaatttgaaaagtaaccTACTTTTACCATAAATACCCTTCAATATTTTCACTATTtacatatatcttttaaaaaaaatgttatttttacgaGAAAAAAGTGAGGGTATTCTGGTTCAAAATggatatgtttttaataaaaaaatgaaaggttaaatttgtaatttcatatttattatcctatttaattgaaaaatagagaaaaagaaggaaaaatgaataaaatacttttgcaaagaaataaaaaataataatatccaAAAATTAATCTGCTTTCTTTCATTGACCtctaaataaattagtttttccttttatccctcttttttttatttagtttacttccaacttttaaaaaatttcatcgAAGTTGAATTGATATGGCCATTTATATCGGAAAAGTTATCAATTATCATTGTTCGGGATTATAATATCcaatgaaatatttaattaaaaaagttgaaataacatccattttaaaaattatttagttaaaaagtTTAATTAATATGGTCATTTATATCATTTGGGATCATATACCTATAATATCcaatgaaatatttaatttaaaaagttgaaataatatccatttaaaaaaatatatatatttggttaaaaatgtaaaataatcctcaaattatgaatttaatatttctctatttttttttttaaaaaaaaaaaagggtaactcattttttatataaatgtcctttatcatttcaaatatttacatttaaatttttaaataaagtattaatttttaaaaaaataatcaggatattttttattaaaataatacctaaaaaaaatataaatggttaaatttcaaaaattgagttttcactaccttttaatcaaatgaacctttaaaaaaacaatttatattaaaaaaaaataattggtagtagataaggatgaaaatattttccaatgataatttaaaatatggagGTCTTTCAATCAAGAACAATTaaagttcataaaaaaatttagagtatgtttgataattgtttttaaaaaactattttttatcctttaaaaaaatggatttgataataaaaaaataaaaaattattttatgttcttaaaaataaaaaataaagtgttttcaagttacatctttttattattttaatgttttgtaatgattattttaaaaaataatcatataaatataaaaaattattaaaaataaagcattacatataaaaattattttataaacataaaaaatagattaaaaatatttcaagttccaaatagagattttttttacaaaatatcaaggGTCTGCttaataactgttttttaagataattctgaaaaatagtttttgagaaccgtttttaaaaattgttatctaatttttgtataataaaagtttgtttgaaaatataaaatgtttttaacctatttttagtgttttaaaaacaatttttatatctggtgttttatttataatccttctaataaatatttaaaaaaaaatcttttagaaaacaagtaaaagatGTTTTGTGAAAACAAcctaagaaaagaaatagaaaatagtttttagttgtcaaatatgttttctaatattattttttgttttcaataacaaaaaattattttaaaaaataattcccaaacaAACCTTAAAGAATCGTTTTTAAACAgtgttctcaaaaattgtttttgaaaataattattgatcTGGATCTTGGTTCCTCCCGCAAGTATAATGTAAAAGTAATATTGTCGTCACTTCAAAtcaaaaaaattagtttatatttatttaatatttatacataaattatttaattatatattatattgtgGTTTCATGTATTAAATATGTTCCCATATATTAGACCACTAAATGGATCTAACCGGAGGTACCGTACGGGAGAGGACCGAATCCAAGGAGGATCACGTGATCTGCATGTGTGCGTACCGTGGGAAGAAGACCACCAGAGTTGTCGAAGGCCGTGTACTTCCACTAGATTCTGGAGCGGACGCGCTTTCCTCGTGGGATGGTTTAATCAGGATATGGGCCCACCACACTTTAGGCCCAATCCATCAAGCTATAATCATTTAGAATTATAACCtacaattaatattaatttcactaattagaaatatttttgaataaaaaattagaatttttttatgttatgtgaatttattttccctttttgaaAATATCAGAAATCtgagtagaaaataaaaaaataaaaaaataaaagtttgattaatatgtaattgaaaaatatttaattgaattttaaaaatatttaaatgaatttaaaaaatatattattcaacTCAAGTGGAGTGTCAACAACTTTATTATCTATTAACACgtaataaaaaatgagattttatacatatttaattAAAGACAAAATATATTCGTAGGAGATGTGTCAATCTCAATGCCAAGAAAGTAACACAAAGATCGAAGATTTTTTACCTCAAAAGAATTATATAGGTCAGGATTTGATATCATTCTTATAAGGAACAAGCAACACAATATCTTCAATAATGTACTCAATAAACATATCTAAATCATACAAACTATGTATTAATCAAAATCCAAGATTTATTGAACCAAGCTTTTCAAACCTAGCATGAATAACCTGCTTAAGGCTATACAAGACACAATAGAGTGTACATCCTTGATTTGATTGATGTGGTCACCCACGATGAGGTTGTGTATAAACTAATTCTTTAAGGTTAACATTTATCCTCCTTATGTCATGACCAACGAGATATGACTTCCAAATTATGGAATAGGTTAAAACTCAACTTATGATGATTATGGTATATTTACCAATCCTGCTACATAAGTGTCATATGCCGTTCTATATTAAACGCAATGAGAATTTCAAACAAGTAAATGAGTGAAGTTCGAGTTTTTCATTCATAAAGGGTTATTAGGTAGGACTCCAAGAAATCTATGTATGACACGTGCTTATAATTATAGTCAATATTGTGCAAACTTCGCATTACAGTACCATTATTGTATTATGAAACCACATCAGacttttttttactattaaaggGAATTATTATAATGCATTTTgtatacattttttatatttaatgaaataaagtatttattttagattaataTTGAGCtaacacttttaaaattcatatttcttatcagTACacattgtattattattatcacaaaattatagaatatatatatatatatatatatcgacGATAAAACAATTTTAGTATGTgtgttattatttcttttatcatttattgaatttttttttccaaccttTCTTTGACATTGatattttttgttcaaatttatatccgatattttcaatattttttgaaaatttatccatcgatatttatgatattttaatctCTGGGTAGAACGAAAGAtgttagatttatttatttatttatttttacaacaatgatgatgattatttgtattattattaataattattatttgaaaataaaaattaaaaataatattttttttattagtgttACCTTATCTTAGATATTAGATGTAGGGATAGTGaatggatttaatttttaataataattgattgAAGTGTAATTGTGAAGCAACATTTTGAGTAGAACACAATGGAAGAAGCAAAGCCTCTCCTACCACAACCGTAGCCAATCTCACTTCCAATCAAAACTCATTGAATTCACACCTTCTCTCTTTCAATCCCTAATCATATTCAACTTGACCTATCCTTATTCCTTACCTAATTTACatcttttcattaaaaagaCCCAATGGTTTCCAATGTGAACTGCTAAACCCTCATATCTTTCTCAAATTTTACAAATACGTGTCACTTGCTGAGAACCGAGACCACACATCCTAGTATTTGTCTTGATCAATTGAGCTATCCTGACGAGTAAAAAGGATATGAAATACTTTTAGCCACTCTAAACATACATtcgtaaataattaaaaaaatataacatcaaTTAGTTAAAATGAGTGAAATAATCCTTGAATTTATGAATCTaatcatttctatttttaattgaaaaataacatatttttgatataaatgCTCTTTaccattttaagtatttatatgtaagttttaaagtaaaaagttatttttataagaaaataatgatgatatttTTGTCTTGAGTATAAAAAAACGATGAaagattaaatttcaaaattgaggGAGTTCAATTATCAGTTTAATCAAACAAcccttattttatattatcttatttatatgtcaAATGTTgtttttacatgttaaaaatatctataagttgattattatatttctttttatttttgaaaactaataatttgaaaaactaaataacatattttttacatattccaaaatattagaattaattattattataatttttaattgctaattatttgcttaataattaaaaaataattacaactTCTAATTTAAGAAATGgtatcaaatcttaatttttatttttcaaaattaattggaattatTGGTTTTAATAgttatttcaattaatttgaatttaaacaaattattaaaattaatggtagttgatttttgttataaaatatgagattctgtaccactatggtaacttgtggatgatcatccataaatatcttATGTAACTCCTTATAAAAGAGAGAGACCCCTAATGAAATTCAAGAGagtttttttatacattttattctcttcctacattctaatttctctttcttgttttcttctcctttcactttataattttacaacacgttatcagcacgaatagtctttataagagaaataaaaagactcttctctcttctttctcacaaaaggtatgtgataaacttatatcatgattttctattttattaccctttgatatttattttcatttattttatttgaatacataaatatatataatccctataaccagaagttatggggtaaattataaattatggggtaaattcataaccagaagttatgaaaaatatgtgcaattcttataaccaaaagttatgagGAAAAATTACAGAATTACAGAtacataaccagaagttatgtatatgatctctaattatttatttttaattatatgatataactagaagttataccaaaca
Proteins encoded:
- the LOC100245449 gene encoding uncharacterized protein LOC100245449 isoform X1 yields the protein MRNIIMDKEIVFSSRASKKSPYVFWLVLLFLIMAFGVYICGVSLTRVTVPSKPTKISFTRVERTCSINGIPPEELVYVHFPQPKTYSREECKCTPVRFFVILSMQRSGSGWFETLLNSHPNISSNGEVFSLKQRRQSMETIQRTLDTIYNLEWISSAAKNDCVAAVGFKWMLNQAVMVYHRQIANYFNQKGVSVIFLFRRNLLRRLVSLLANAYDKDAKLINGTHMSHVHTREEADLLAQFKPTLNVSSLIVDLSTAERTMTESLEFFKSNRHMILYYEDIINNPKALSDVQEFLRVPFRKLKSRQVKIHIKPLHEQVDNWYDVYSTVQGSQYEHFLHSSDYIS
- the LOC100245449 gene encoding uncharacterized protein LOC100245449 isoform X2; its protein translation is MAFGVYICGVSLTRVTVPSKPTKISFTRVERTCSINGIPPEELVYVHFPQPKTYSREECKCTPVRFFVILSMQRSGSGWFETLLNSHPNISSNGEVFSLKQRRQSMETIQRTLDTIYNLEWISSAAKNDCVAAVGFKWMLNQAVMVYHRQIANYFNQKGVSVIFLFRRNLLRRLVSLLANAYDKDAKLINGTHMSHVHTREEADLLAQFKPTLNVSSLIVDLSTAERTMTESLEFFKSNRHMILYYEDIINNPKALSDVQEFLRVPFRKLKSRQVKIHIKPLHEQVDNWYDVYSTVQGSQYEHFLHSSDYIS